DNA sequence from the Candidatus Methylomirabilota bacterium genome:
GCGGAGCGTGACCTTCTCGGAGAAGAGATAGTGGTCGAGCGCCTCGAGCGCCTTCTGCGCCATGCCGGGCGGGGTGACGAGGAGGATCCGGTCGTCGAGCACCCAGACGGAGAGAACGACCTGGACCTTCCCGTGGACGTCGAGCAGCGTCGCCGCGCAGCCCTGCCCCGGGGCGAGCGCCTTCACCTCGTTCGACAGCAGCGCGTGGAGGAACGTCGCGCGGTCACGCCCCGTCACCTCGACGACGCCGTGGTCGCCGCGGTCCACGAGCCCGACGCCGCGGCGCGCGGCACGGTATTCCTCGGCGGCGGCGGCGTCCGCGCGCGGGAGCGCTCCCTCGTTCGGCATGCCGCTATTCTACATGCTATCCTCCGCGCGATGCGCCGCCCGGCCCGGCGAACGATCGCACGCTTCCAGCGCCGGCTCCTCGCGTGGTACGCGGAGCACGGGCGCGACCTCCCCTGGCGCCGCACGCGCGCGCCGTACCGCGTCCTGGTGTCCGAGATCATGCTCCAGCAGACCCAGGTGGACCGGGTCATCCCGAAATATCACCAGTTCCTCCGGCGCTACCCGACGCTCCGGAGCCTCGCCCGCGCGCGCGTCGGCGAGGTGCGGCGGCTCTGGTACCCGCTCGGCTACAACATCCGCCCGGTGCGGCTCCGCGCAATCGCGCGCGAGGCGGTCGCGCGCTACGGTGGGCGGCTCCCCGACACCGCGGAGGACCTGCGCCGGCTGCCCGGCGTCGGCCGCTACACCGCCGGCGCGATCCTGTCGTTCGCCTACGGGCGCGACGCCGCGGTGCTCGACACCAACGTGCGCCGCGTCCTCGGCCGCGTCTTCCTGGGCCCGCACGGCCTCGCGCGCGTCCGCGGCGAGAAGGCGCTCTGGGACCTCGCGGAGGCGCTCGTGCCGCGCGGCCGCGCCTACGACTTCAACCAGGCGCTCATGGACTTCGGCGCGACGTGGTGCACCCCGCGCAGGCCGAAGTGCGAGCC
Encoded proteins:
- a CDS encoding A/G-specific adenine glycosylase; protein product: MRRPARRTIARFQRRLLAWYAEHGRDLPWRRTRAPYRVLVSEIMLQQTQVDRVIPKYHQFLRRYPTLRSLARARVGEVRRLWYPLGYNIRPVRLRAIAREAVARYGGRLPDTAEDLRRLPGVGRYTAGAILSFAYGRDAAVLDTNVRRVLGRVFLGPHGLARVRGEKALWDLAEALVPRGRAYDFNQALMDFGATWCTPRRPKCEPCVMKRACRSYPHLSQATHGSSRPRRSSSCTTGSV